In one window of Brassica rapa cultivar Chiifu-401-42 chromosome A07, CAAS_Brap_v3.01, whole genome shotgun sequence DNA:
- the LOC103830538 gene encoding ABC transporter F family member 4, with protein sequence MIKGRDGNRGPSSSSGYSADLLVCFPPRTHLALTPKPISIPSRPSDSTTRRPHHRRQHSKLSGRGGGGGHGSPVLWAKQASSKNRGRDEIDEPTSPKVTCAGQIKVRPSKCGGRGKNWRSVMEEIERIQRSKPQSKFFGVKKDVMGFLTCLRNIRFDFRCFGDFRHADVTSDDEDDDDGEEEEEEEDGEEEDPKSAFSKWFMVLQEEQSNKDKDNNSNNNKCVLENSDAEPAVPPPNALLLMRCRSAPAKSWLEERMQAKTEQENREKHQEEETEEDNRERQREEETEDEEMMSKKDDKKDLRTLVEEEKMDLVLMRYDTDYYKLSSDIAKETWVVGGIQDPLSRSRSWRS encoded by the coding sequence aTGATCAAAGGAAGAGATGGAAACAGaggaccttcttcttcttctggttaCTCTGCAGATTTGCTGGTTTGTTTCCCTCCACGAACCCACTTAGCTCTTACTCCTAAGCCCATTTCCATCCCATCTCGTCCCTCCGACTCCACCACCCGCCGTCCTCACCACCGTCGCCAGCACAGCAAACTCTCCGGccgcggaggaggaggaggacatGGGAGTCCTGTTTTGTGGGCTAAGCAAGCGAGTAGTAAGAACAGGGGCCGTGACGAGATAGACGAGCCCACTTCGCCTAAAGTCACCTGCGCCGGTCAGATCAAAGTCCGGCCGAGTAAATGCGGCGGGAGAGGAAAGAACTGGCGATCGGTGATGGAGGAGATCGAGAGGATACAGAGGAGTAAACCCCAGAGCAAGTTTTTTGGAGTGAAGAAAGATGTGATGGGGTTCTTGACTTGTCTGAGGAATATCAGATTCGATTTCAGGTGTTTTGGTGATTTCAGACATGCTGATGTCACTAGCGACGACGAAGATGATgacgatggagaagaagaagaagaagaagaggatggaGAGGAGGAGGATCCGAAGAGTGCTTTCTCCAAATGGTTTATGGTGTTACAAGAGGAACAGAGTAACAAGGATAAggacaacaacagcaacaacaacaagtgCGTTCTTGAAAACTCAGACGCAGAACCGGCGGTTCCGCCGCCGAACGCGCTTTTGCTGATGAGGTGTAGATCGGCTCCGGCGAAGAGTTGGCTAGAAGAGAGAATGCAAGCGAAAACAGAGCAAGAAAACAGAGAGAAACATCAAGAagaggaaacagaggaagaTAACAGAGAGAGACAACGAGAAGAGGAAACAGAGGATGAAGAGATGATGAGTAAGAAGGATGATAAGAAGGATTTGAGAACACTAGTGGAGGAAGAGAAGATGGACTTAGTGTTGATGAGATACGATACTGATTATTACAAACTCTCTTCAGACATTGCTAAGGAAACTTGGGTTGTCGGAGGAATTCAAGATCCTCTGTCCCGGAGTCGAAGTTGGAGAAGCTAA